A single genomic interval of Octopus bimaculoides isolate UCB-OBI-ISO-001 chromosome 10, ASM119413v2, whole genome shotgun sequence harbors:
- the LOC106871866 gene encoding uncharacterized protein LOC106871866, producing the protein MANDVKHQHINILQRSEISIQVDESIVVDNQCLIKVYVWYFSEDLQSCEKMLSTEKFLLDSKGAAIFHTLKSFLFEHNIPLSNILACASDGAPSMIGRYRDFPYLLKCEISHQILTVHCLAHRQYLVAKNMNSRLNDVLQLVTKL; encoded by the coding sequence ATGGCCAATGATGTCAAACATCAGCACATTAATATTCTCCAGCGTTCTGAAATTTCTATACAAGTGGATGAGTCAATTGTTGTGGACAATCAATGTTTGATAAAGGTATATGTTTGGTATTTCAGTGAAGACCTTCAATCTTGTGAGAAAATGCTGTCCACAGAGAAATTTCTGCTTGATTCAAAAGGTGCAGCTATTTTTCACACTCTCAAGTCTTTCCTTTTTGAACATAATATCccactcagtaatattcttgcctgTGCATCTGATGGAGCCCCTTCGATGATAGGAAGATACAGAGATTTTCCATATCTCCTAAAGTGTGAAATTTCCCACCAGATACTAACTGTTCATTGCTTGGCACACCGGCAGTatttagtggcaaaaaatatgaacagTAGATTGAATGATGTGCTACAGTTAGTTACCAAACTGTGA